From a single Solanum dulcamara chromosome 4, daSolDulc1.2, whole genome shotgun sequence genomic region:
- the LOC129886440 gene encoding auxin response factor 11 isoform X4, whose translation MGSEDLYRELWKACAGPLVDVPRDGERVYYFPQGHIEQLEASTNQAVNQQIPQFNLSSKILCRVVHVQLLAETETDEVYAQITLHPEAEQEEPSKPDPCPPDLPKRTVHSFCKILTASDTSTHGGFSVLRKHANECLPQLDMTQVTPTQDLVAEDLHGYEWRFKHIFRGQPRRHLLTTGWSTFVTSKRLVAGDAFVFLRDDNGELRVGVRRLARQQSPIPQSVISSQSMHLGVLATASHAITTQTRFVVFYKPRTSQFIVGLNKYLEAVSHGFSVGMRFRMRFEGEDSPERRFTGTIVGTGDISSQWSESKWRSLKIQWDEPASMIRPDRVSPWEIEPFVASTCLDVAQPGIKSKRPRPLDLPRTEIAVASAAASFWCPGSGPTFEASHLGGIAVQSHDNQLFWSSKQNSSLSNGVSNTSCRTHLSGAWQHSMLANGSLNLIRDSIEDNKPLITRSTLLDYGSPMSSRVSNGLLHDQVNRGNKREMSSGCRLFGIDLRNNSNNTSTKAKEMLGPNVTSNCADEAPIVPDESGVVKDQNVEHLNPSEEKRQVQLEALPKDAHKQGLTSSRTRTKVHKVQMQGVRVGRAVDLTALSGYDDLISELEKIFDIKGELCPRNKWEVVYTDDEGDMMLVGDDPWLEFCKMVRRIFIYSSEEVKKMTPRCKLPILSLEGEGTMPSVDSELKAEG comes from the exons ATGGGAAGTGAGGATTTGTATAGAGAGCTCTGGAAGGCATGTGCAGGGCCTTTAGTGGATGTTCCTCGGGATGGAGAAAGAGTTTACTACTTTCCACAGGGTCACATagaacaa TTAGAGGCTTCGACAAATCAAGCTGTGAATCAACAAATTCCGCAGTTTAATCTTTCTTCTAAGATACTCTGCCGCGTTGTTCACGTCCAGTTACTG GCGGAAACAGAGACTGATGAGGTCTATGCCCAGATCACATTGCATCCTGAGGCAGAG CAAGAGGAGCCTTCTAAACCTGATCCGTGCCCACCTGATCTGCCAAAACGAACGGTTCATTCATTTTGTAAGATTTTAACCGCATCAGATACAAGCACTCATGGAGGATTTTCTGTTCTCCGAAAGCACGCTAATGAATGTCTCCCGCAACTG GACATGACTCAGGTGACTCCGACCCAAGATTTGGTCGCCGAAGATCTTCATGGGTATGAGTGGCGATTTAAGCATATCTTTAGAG GCCAACCTCGAAGACACTTGCTTACTACTGGATGGAGTACATTTGTAACCTCCAAGAGATTGGTTGCTGGTGATGCTTTCGTATTCTTGAG GGATGATAATGGAGAACTGCGTGTTGGGGTTCGACGTCTTGCTCGTCAGCAAAGTCCTATTCCTCAGTCTGTGATATCCAGCCAAAGTATGCATCTTGGAGTTCTTGCGACCGCATCTCATGCTATTACAACTCAGACTCGTTTTGTTGTGTTTTATAAGCCAAG GACAAGCCAATTTATAGTTGGATTAAACAAGTATCTGGAGGCTGTGAGTCATGGGTTCTCAGTGGGCATGCGTTTCAGGATGAGGTTTGAAGGAGAAGATTCTCCTGAAAGAAG GTTTACAGGAACGATAGTTGGAACTGGTGACATTTCCTCGCAATGGTCAGAATCTAAATGGCGTTCCTTGAAG ATTCAATGGGATGAACCAGCATCCATGATAAGGCCAGACAGGGTTTCGCCATGGGAGATAGAGCCTTTTGTCGCCTCTACTTGTTTAGATGTTGCACAACCTGGAATAAAGAGCAAAAGACCCCGTCCCCTTGATCTTCCCCGCACTG AAATTGCAGTTGCCTCAGCTGCTGCTTCATTCTGGTGCCCTGGATCTGGTCCTACTTTTGAAGCGAGTCACTTAGGTGGTATTGCTGTACAAAGCCATGATAACCAactattctggtcctcgaaGCAGAATAGCAGCCTCTCCAACGGCGTGAGCAACACTAGTTGTAGGACACATCTCAGTGGAGCTTGGCAGCATAGTATGCTTGCAAATGGTTCCCTCAATCTGATTCGAGACTCTATTGAAGACAATAAGCCGCTGATCACACGATCAACTTTGTTGGATTATGGTTCTCCGATGTCTTCAAGGGTAAGTAATGGCCTCTTACATGACCAAGTGAATAGGGGTAATAAGCGTGAGATGTCTTCTGGTTGTCGCTTATTTGGAATTGACTTGCGGAACAACTCTAATAATACGTCTACTAAGGCGAAAGAAATGCTTGGTCCCAATGTTACATCCAACTGCGCTGATGAGGCACCCATTGTGCCTGACGAGTCTGGAGTTGTTAAGGACCAGAATGTTGAGCATCTGAATCCTTCAGAAGAAAAGAGACAAGTCCAATTGGAGGCACTTCCAAAGGATGCACACAAGCAGGGCCTCACTTCTTCAAGAACTCGTACCAAGGTACATAAG GTGCAAATGCAAGGGGTTCGTGTTGGACGTGCGGTTGACTTGACTGCACTAAGTGGCTACGATGATCTTATCAGTGAGCTGGAGAAGATATTCGATATCAAGGGAGAGCTTTGCCCTCGAAACAAATGGGAGGTTGTTTACACAGATGATGAGGGTGATATGATGCTTGTGGGGGATGATCCATGGCT AGAGTTCTGTAAGATGGTGAGGAGGATATTTATATATTCTAGCGAGGAAGTGAAGAAGATGACTCCTAGATGTAAGCTTCCTATCTTATCATTGGAAGGTGAAGGGACAATGCCGAGTGTAGATTCAGAGCTAAAGGCTGAAGGATGA
- the LOC129886440 gene encoding auxin response factor 18 isoform X3, with the protein MVLVEGHRGGASALHSQNTGMGSEDLYRELWKACAGPLVDVPRDGERVYYFPQGHIEQLEASTNQAVNQQIPQFNLSSKILCRVVHVQLLAETETDEVYAQITLHPEAEQEEPSKPDPCPPDLPKRTVHSFCKILTASDTSTHGGFSVLRKHANECLPQLDMTQVTPTQDLVAEDLHGYEWRFKHIFRGQPRRHLLTTGWSTFVTSKRLVAGDAFVFLRDDNGELRVGVRRLARQQSPIPQSVISSQSMHLGVLATASHAITTQTRFVVFYKPRTSQFIVGLNKYLEAVSHGFSVGMRFRMRFEGEDSPERRFTGTIVGTGDISSQWSESKWRSLKIQWDEPASMIRPDRVSPWEIEPFVASTCLDVAQPGIKSKRPRPLDLPRTVASAAASFWCPGSGPTFEASHLGGIAVQSHDNQLFWSSKQNSSLSNGVSNTSCRTHLSGAWQHSMLANGSLNLIRDSIEDNKPLITRSTLLDYGSPMSSRVSNGLLHDQVNRGNKREMSSGCRLFGIDLRNNSNNTSTKAKEMLGPNVTSNCADEAPIVPDESGVVKDQNVEHLNPSEEKRQVQLEALPKDAHKQGLTSSRTRTKVHKVQMQGVRVGRAVDLTALSGYDDLISELEKIFDIKGELCPRNKWEVVYTDDEGDMMLVGDDPWLEFCKMVRRIFIYSSEEVKKMTPRCKLPILSLEGEGTMPSVDSELKAEG; encoded by the exons ATGGTTCTGGTTGAAGGGCATAGAGGAGGAGCCTCTGCGTTACATAGTCAAAATACAG GTATGGGAAGTGAGGATTTGTATAGAGAGCTCTGGAAGGCATGTGCAGGGCCTTTAGTGGATGTTCCTCGGGATGGAGAAAGAGTTTACTACTTTCCACAGGGTCACATagaacaa TTAGAGGCTTCGACAAATCAAGCTGTGAATCAACAAATTCCGCAGTTTAATCTTTCTTCTAAGATACTCTGCCGCGTTGTTCACGTCCAGTTACTG GCGGAAACAGAGACTGATGAGGTCTATGCCCAGATCACATTGCATCCTGAGGCAGAG CAAGAGGAGCCTTCTAAACCTGATCCGTGCCCACCTGATCTGCCAAAACGAACGGTTCATTCATTTTGTAAGATTTTAACCGCATCAGATACAAGCACTCATGGAGGATTTTCTGTTCTCCGAAAGCACGCTAATGAATGTCTCCCGCAACTG GACATGACTCAGGTGACTCCGACCCAAGATTTGGTCGCCGAAGATCTTCATGGGTATGAGTGGCGATTTAAGCATATCTTTAGAG GCCAACCTCGAAGACACTTGCTTACTACTGGATGGAGTACATTTGTAACCTCCAAGAGATTGGTTGCTGGTGATGCTTTCGTATTCTTGAG GGATGATAATGGAGAACTGCGTGTTGGGGTTCGACGTCTTGCTCGTCAGCAAAGTCCTATTCCTCAGTCTGTGATATCCAGCCAAAGTATGCATCTTGGAGTTCTTGCGACCGCATCTCATGCTATTACAACTCAGACTCGTTTTGTTGTGTTTTATAAGCCAAG GACAAGCCAATTTATAGTTGGATTAAACAAGTATCTGGAGGCTGTGAGTCATGGGTTCTCAGTGGGCATGCGTTTCAGGATGAGGTTTGAAGGAGAAGATTCTCCTGAAAGAAG GTTTACAGGAACGATAGTTGGAACTGGTGACATTTCCTCGCAATGGTCAGAATCTAAATGGCGTTCCTTGAAG ATTCAATGGGATGAACCAGCATCCATGATAAGGCCAGACAGGGTTTCGCCATGGGAGATAGAGCCTTTTGTCGCCTCTACTTGTTTAGATGTTGCACAACCTGGAATAAAGAGCAAAAGACCCCGTCCCCTTGATCTTCCCCGCACTG TTGCCTCAGCTGCTGCTTCATTCTGGTGCCCTGGATCTGGTCCTACTTTTGAAGCGAGTCACTTAGGTGGTATTGCTGTACAAAGCCATGATAACCAactattctggtcctcgaaGCAGAATAGCAGCCTCTCCAACGGCGTGAGCAACACTAGTTGTAGGACACATCTCAGTGGAGCTTGGCAGCATAGTATGCTTGCAAATGGTTCCCTCAATCTGATTCGAGACTCTATTGAAGACAATAAGCCGCTGATCACACGATCAACTTTGTTGGATTATGGTTCTCCGATGTCTTCAAGGGTAAGTAATGGCCTCTTACATGACCAAGTGAATAGGGGTAATAAGCGTGAGATGTCTTCTGGTTGTCGCTTATTTGGAATTGACTTGCGGAACAACTCTAATAATACGTCTACTAAGGCGAAAGAAATGCTTGGTCCCAATGTTACATCCAACTGCGCTGATGAGGCACCCATTGTGCCTGACGAGTCTGGAGTTGTTAAGGACCAGAATGTTGAGCATCTGAATCCTTCAGAAGAAAAGAGACAAGTCCAATTGGAGGCACTTCCAAAGGATGCACACAAGCAGGGCCTCACTTCTTCAAGAACTCGTACCAAGGTACATAAG GTGCAAATGCAAGGGGTTCGTGTTGGACGTGCGGTTGACTTGACTGCACTAAGTGGCTACGATGATCTTATCAGTGAGCTGGAGAAGATATTCGATATCAAGGGAGAGCTTTGCCCTCGAAACAAATGGGAGGTTGTTTACACAGATGATGAGGGTGATATGATGCTTGTGGGGGATGATCCATGGCT AGAGTTCTGTAAGATGGTGAGGAGGATATTTATATATTCTAGCGAGGAAGTGAAGAAGATGACTCCTAGATGTAAGCTTCCTATCTTATCATTGGAAGGTGAAGGGACAATGCCGAGTGTAGATTCAGAGCTAAAGGCTGAAGGATGA
- the LOC129886440 gene encoding auxin response factor 11 isoform X1, producing MVLVEGHRGGASALHSQNTGMGSEDLYRELWKACAGPLVDVPRDGERVYYFPQGHIEQLEASTNQAVNQQIPQFNLSSKILCRVVHVQLLAETETDEVYAQITLHPEAEQEEPSKPDPCPPDLPKRTVHSFCKILTASDTSTHGGFSVLRKHANECLPQLDMTQVTPTQDLVAEDLHGYEWRFKHIFRGQPRRHLLTTGWSTFVTSKRLVAGDAFVFLRDDNGELRVGVRRLARQQSPIPQSVISSQSMHLGVLATASHAITTQTRFVVFYKPRTSQFIVGLNKYLEAVSHGFSVGMRFRMRFEGEDSPERRFTGTIVGTGDISSQWSESKWRSLKIQWDEPASMIRPDRVSPWEIEPFVASTCLDVAQPGIKSKRPRPLDLPRTEIAVASAAASFWCPGSGPTFEASHLGGIAVQSHDNQLFWSSKQNSSLSNGVSNTSCRTHLSGAWQHSMLANGSLNLIRDSIEDNKPLITRSTLLDYGSPMSSRVSNGLLHDQVNRGNKREMSSGCRLFGIDLRNNSNNTSTKAKEMLGPNVTSNCADEAPIVPDESGVVKDQNVEHLNPSEEKRQVQLEALPKDAHKQGLTSSRTRTKVHKVQMQGVRVGRAVDLTALSGYDDLISELEKIFDIKGELCPRNKWEVVYTDDEGDMMLVGDDPWLEFCKMVRRIFIYSSEEVKKMTPRCKLPILSLEGEGTMPSVDSELKAEG from the exons ATGGTTCTGGTTGAAGGGCATAGAGGAGGAGCCTCTGCGTTACATAGTCAAAATACAG GTATGGGAAGTGAGGATTTGTATAGAGAGCTCTGGAAGGCATGTGCAGGGCCTTTAGTGGATGTTCCTCGGGATGGAGAAAGAGTTTACTACTTTCCACAGGGTCACATagaacaa TTAGAGGCTTCGACAAATCAAGCTGTGAATCAACAAATTCCGCAGTTTAATCTTTCTTCTAAGATACTCTGCCGCGTTGTTCACGTCCAGTTACTG GCGGAAACAGAGACTGATGAGGTCTATGCCCAGATCACATTGCATCCTGAGGCAGAG CAAGAGGAGCCTTCTAAACCTGATCCGTGCCCACCTGATCTGCCAAAACGAACGGTTCATTCATTTTGTAAGATTTTAACCGCATCAGATACAAGCACTCATGGAGGATTTTCTGTTCTCCGAAAGCACGCTAATGAATGTCTCCCGCAACTG GACATGACTCAGGTGACTCCGACCCAAGATTTGGTCGCCGAAGATCTTCATGGGTATGAGTGGCGATTTAAGCATATCTTTAGAG GCCAACCTCGAAGACACTTGCTTACTACTGGATGGAGTACATTTGTAACCTCCAAGAGATTGGTTGCTGGTGATGCTTTCGTATTCTTGAG GGATGATAATGGAGAACTGCGTGTTGGGGTTCGACGTCTTGCTCGTCAGCAAAGTCCTATTCCTCAGTCTGTGATATCCAGCCAAAGTATGCATCTTGGAGTTCTTGCGACCGCATCTCATGCTATTACAACTCAGACTCGTTTTGTTGTGTTTTATAAGCCAAG GACAAGCCAATTTATAGTTGGATTAAACAAGTATCTGGAGGCTGTGAGTCATGGGTTCTCAGTGGGCATGCGTTTCAGGATGAGGTTTGAAGGAGAAGATTCTCCTGAAAGAAG GTTTACAGGAACGATAGTTGGAACTGGTGACATTTCCTCGCAATGGTCAGAATCTAAATGGCGTTCCTTGAAG ATTCAATGGGATGAACCAGCATCCATGATAAGGCCAGACAGGGTTTCGCCATGGGAGATAGAGCCTTTTGTCGCCTCTACTTGTTTAGATGTTGCACAACCTGGAATAAAGAGCAAAAGACCCCGTCCCCTTGATCTTCCCCGCACTG AAATTGCAGTTGCCTCAGCTGCTGCTTCATTCTGGTGCCCTGGATCTGGTCCTACTTTTGAAGCGAGTCACTTAGGTGGTATTGCTGTACAAAGCCATGATAACCAactattctggtcctcgaaGCAGAATAGCAGCCTCTCCAACGGCGTGAGCAACACTAGTTGTAGGACACATCTCAGTGGAGCTTGGCAGCATAGTATGCTTGCAAATGGTTCCCTCAATCTGATTCGAGACTCTATTGAAGACAATAAGCCGCTGATCACACGATCAACTTTGTTGGATTATGGTTCTCCGATGTCTTCAAGGGTAAGTAATGGCCTCTTACATGACCAAGTGAATAGGGGTAATAAGCGTGAGATGTCTTCTGGTTGTCGCTTATTTGGAATTGACTTGCGGAACAACTCTAATAATACGTCTACTAAGGCGAAAGAAATGCTTGGTCCCAATGTTACATCCAACTGCGCTGATGAGGCACCCATTGTGCCTGACGAGTCTGGAGTTGTTAAGGACCAGAATGTTGAGCATCTGAATCCTTCAGAAGAAAAGAGACAAGTCCAATTGGAGGCACTTCCAAAGGATGCACACAAGCAGGGCCTCACTTCTTCAAGAACTCGTACCAAGGTACATAAG GTGCAAATGCAAGGGGTTCGTGTTGGACGTGCGGTTGACTTGACTGCACTAAGTGGCTACGATGATCTTATCAGTGAGCTGGAGAAGATATTCGATATCAAGGGAGAGCTTTGCCCTCGAAACAAATGGGAGGTTGTTTACACAGATGATGAGGGTGATATGATGCTTGTGGGGGATGATCCATGGCT AGAGTTCTGTAAGATGGTGAGGAGGATATTTATATATTCTAGCGAGGAAGTGAAGAAGATGACTCCTAGATGTAAGCTTCCTATCTTATCATTGGAAGGTGAAGGGACAATGCCGAGTGTAGATTCAGAGCTAAAGGCTGAAGGATGA
- the LOC129886440 gene encoding auxin response factor 11 isoform X2, with protein sequence MVLVEGHRGGASALHSQNTGMGSEDLYRELWKACAGPLVDVPRDGERVYYFPQGHIEQLEASTNQAVNQQIPQFNLSSKILCRVVHVQLLAETETDEVYAQITLHPEAEQEEPSKPDPCPPDLPKRTVHSFCKILTASDTSTHGGFSVLRKHANECLPQLDMTQVTPTQDLVAEDLHGYEWRFKHIFRGQPRRHLLTTGWSTFVTSKRLVAGDAFVFLRDDNGELRVGVRRLARQQSPIPQSVISSQSMHLGVLATASHAITTQTRFVVFYKPRTSQFIVGLNKYLEAVSHGFSVGMRFRMRFEGEDSPERRFTGTIVGTGDISSQWSESKWRSLKIQWDEPASMIRPDRVSPWEIEPFVASTCLDVAQPGIKSKRPRPLDLPRTEIAVASAAASFWCPGSGPTFEASHLGGIAVQSHDNQLFWSSKQNSSLSNGVSNTSCRTHLSGAWQHSMLANGSLNLIRDSIEDNKPLITRSTLLDYGSPMSSRVSNGLLHDQVNRGNKREMSSGCRLFGIDLRNNSNNTSTKAKEMLGPNVTSNCADEAPIVPDESGVVKDQNVEHLNPSEEKRQVQLEALPKDAHKQGLTSSRTRTKVQMQGVRVGRAVDLTALSGYDDLISELEKIFDIKGELCPRNKWEVVYTDDEGDMMLVGDDPWLEFCKMVRRIFIYSSEEVKKMTPRCKLPILSLEGEGTMPSVDSELKAEG encoded by the exons ATGGTTCTGGTTGAAGGGCATAGAGGAGGAGCCTCTGCGTTACATAGTCAAAATACAG GTATGGGAAGTGAGGATTTGTATAGAGAGCTCTGGAAGGCATGTGCAGGGCCTTTAGTGGATGTTCCTCGGGATGGAGAAAGAGTTTACTACTTTCCACAGGGTCACATagaacaa TTAGAGGCTTCGACAAATCAAGCTGTGAATCAACAAATTCCGCAGTTTAATCTTTCTTCTAAGATACTCTGCCGCGTTGTTCACGTCCAGTTACTG GCGGAAACAGAGACTGATGAGGTCTATGCCCAGATCACATTGCATCCTGAGGCAGAG CAAGAGGAGCCTTCTAAACCTGATCCGTGCCCACCTGATCTGCCAAAACGAACGGTTCATTCATTTTGTAAGATTTTAACCGCATCAGATACAAGCACTCATGGAGGATTTTCTGTTCTCCGAAAGCACGCTAATGAATGTCTCCCGCAACTG GACATGACTCAGGTGACTCCGACCCAAGATTTGGTCGCCGAAGATCTTCATGGGTATGAGTGGCGATTTAAGCATATCTTTAGAG GCCAACCTCGAAGACACTTGCTTACTACTGGATGGAGTACATTTGTAACCTCCAAGAGATTGGTTGCTGGTGATGCTTTCGTATTCTTGAG GGATGATAATGGAGAACTGCGTGTTGGGGTTCGACGTCTTGCTCGTCAGCAAAGTCCTATTCCTCAGTCTGTGATATCCAGCCAAAGTATGCATCTTGGAGTTCTTGCGACCGCATCTCATGCTATTACAACTCAGACTCGTTTTGTTGTGTTTTATAAGCCAAG GACAAGCCAATTTATAGTTGGATTAAACAAGTATCTGGAGGCTGTGAGTCATGGGTTCTCAGTGGGCATGCGTTTCAGGATGAGGTTTGAAGGAGAAGATTCTCCTGAAAGAAG GTTTACAGGAACGATAGTTGGAACTGGTGACATTTCCTCGCAATGGTCAGAATCTAAATGGCGTTCCTTGAAG ATTCAATGGGATGAACCAGCATCCATGATAAGGCCAGACAGGGTTTCGCCATGGGAGATAGAGCCTTTTGTCGCCTCTACTTGTTTAGATGTTGCACAACCTGGAATAAAGAGCAAAAGACCCCGTCCCCTTGATCTTCCCCGCACTG AAATTGCAGTTGCCTCAGCTGCTGCTTCATTCTGGTGCCCTGGATCTGGTCCTACTTTTGAAGCGAGTCACTTAGGTGGTATTGCTGTACAAAGCCATGATAACCAactattctggtcctcgaaGCAGAATAGCAGCCTCTCCAACGGCGTGAGCAACACTAGTTGTAGGACACATCTCAGTGGAGCTTGGCAGCATAGTATGCTTGCAAATGGTTCCCTCAATCTGATTCGAGACTCTATTGAAGACAATAAGCCGCTGATCACACGATCAACTTTGTTGGATTATGGTTCTCCGATGTCTTCAAGGGTAAGTAATGGCCTCTTACATGACCAAGTGAATAGGGGTAATAAGCGTGAGATGTCTTCTGGTTGTCGCTTATTTGGAATTGACTTGCGGAACAACTCTAATAATACGTCTACTAAGGCGAAAGAAATGCTTGGTCCCAATGTTACATCCAACTGCGCTGATGAGGCACCCATTGTGCCTGACGAGTCTGGAGTTGTTAAGGACCAGAATGTTGAGCATCTGAATCCTTCAGAAGAAAAGAGACAAGTCCAATTGGAGGCACTTCCAAAGGATGCACACAAGCAGGGCCTCACTTCTTCAAGAACTCGTACCAAG GTGCAAATGCAAGGGGTTCGTGTTGGACGTGCGGTTGACTTGACTGCACTAAGTGGCTACGATGATCTTATCAGTGAGCTGGAGAAGATATTCGATATCAAGGGAGAGCTTTGCCCTCGAAACAAATGGGAGGTTGTTTACACAGATGATGAGGGTGATATGATGCTTGTGGGGGATGATCCATGGCT AGAGTTCTGTAAGATGGTGAGGAGGATATTTATATATTCTAGCGAGGAAGTGAAGAAGATGACTCCTAGATGTAAGCTTCCTATCTTATCATTGGAAGGTGAAGGGACAATGCCGAGTGTAGATTCAGAGCTAAAGGCTGAAGGATGA